A single Nocardioides bizhenqiangii DNA region contains:
- a CDS encoding class E sortase — MRVGLREIPQEGSTITQIDDAATSEPDVQRQRVRRRRPQKKRSRWLTFTGYGMILAGVAVLAWVAWQFWGTNWVSERRQDEVAGQLEDGWADGSDTVTTDFGRASAILHVPRWGDDYAVPVLEGSSDEVLAAGIGHMEDTAGPGEVGNYVLAGHRVTHGEPFAGFPELEEGDEVIVETRTATYVYELDFDGTDLEVPFTEDWVLQPFPENPDGGIQPPGNVGKELITLVSCAEIFHTEQRSVVFGHLVSTDPVER; from the coding sequence TTGCGCGTTGGGCTCAGAGAGATCCCCCAGGAGGGCAGCACCATCACCCAGATCGACGACGCGGCGACGTCGGAGCCGGATGTCCAGCGGCAGCGCGTGCGCCGCCGCCGCCCGCAGAAGAAGCGGTCCCGGTGGCTGACCTTCACCGGCTACGGCATGATCCTCGCCGGAGTCGCCGTGCTGGCGTGGGTGGCTTGGCAGTTCTGGGGCACCAACTGGGTCTCGGAGCGCCGCCAGGACGAGGTCGCCGGGCAGCTCGAGGACGGCTGGGCCGACGGCAGCGACACGGTGACCACGGACTTCGGCCGGGCGAGCGCGATCCTGCACGTCCCGCGGTGGGGTGACGACTATGCCGTCCCGGTCCTGGAAGGCTCCTCCGACGAGGTGCTCGCGGCAGGCATCGGGCACATGGAGGACACCGCCGGTCCGGGCGAGGTCGGCAACTACGTGCTGGCGGGCCACCGGGTGACGCACGGCGAGCCGTTCGCCGGCTTCCCGGAGCTCGAGGAGGGCGACGAGGTCATCGTCGAGACCCGGACTGCGACTTACGTCTACGAGCTCGACTTCGACGGCACCGATCTCGAGGTCCCCTTCACCGAGGACTGGGTCCTCCAGCCGTTCCCGGAGAACCCGGACGGCGGCATCCAGCCGCCCGGCAACGTCGGCAAGGAGCTGATCACGCTGGTCAGCTGCGCGGAGATCTTCCACACCGAGCAACGGTCGGTGGTCTTCGGTCACCTCGTGTCGACGGATCCGGTTGA
- a CDS encoding SDR family NAD(P)-dependent oxidoreductase — MPSFVELQRRLARLSLDPIPSASSLLPGHAVPVAGKRILITGASSGVGRAAAVRLAGEGATVLAVARRADELDALTTEIAGRGGRAYSLPCDLTETDSIDALADDVITRYGGVDVLVNNAGHSIRRSAADTVERPFDHDRLMRLNYHASVRLTLNLLAPMRAQGGGQVINSSTWGVPGGLMPMFTAYHASKAALAAFSRSLQAEERRHGIVITSLHFPLMRTPMIAPTKGYDGRAALEPDDAARWVVHAVRHRPVEMTPAYASLLDVVGLVSPRLAERLVTAARP; from the coding sequence ATGCCTTCGTTCGTCGAGCTCCAGCGCCGGCTGGCCCGGCTCTCGCTCGACCCGATCCCCTCGGCGTCCTCGCTGCTGCCGGGGCACGCGGTGCCGGTCGCAGGCAAGCGGATCCTGATCACCGGCGCCTCGTCCGGCGTCGGGCGGGCGGCGGCGGTGCGGCTGGCGGGGGAGGGGGCGACCGTGCTGGCGGTCGCCCGGCGGGCAGACGAGCTCGACGCGCTGACGACGGAGATCGCCGGGAGGGGCGGGAGGGCGTACTCGCTGCCGTGCGACCTCACCGAGACCGACTCCATCGACGCGCTCGCCGACGACGTGATCACCCGGTACGGCGGTGTCGACGTGCTGGTGAACAACGCGGGCCACTCGATCCGCAGGTCCGCTGCCGACACGGTCGAGCGACCGTTCGACCACGACCGGCTGATGCGGCTCAACTACCACGCGTCGGTGCGGCTCACGCTCAACCTGCTGGCGCCGATGCGCGCGCAGGGCGGCGGACAGGTCATCAACTCGTCGACGTGGGGCGTGCCCGGCGGCCTGATGCCGATGTTCACGGCCTACCACGCGTCGAAGGCCGCGCTTGCCGCGTTCTCCCGCAGCCTCCAGGCGGAGGAGCGTCGGCACGGCATCGTGATCACGTCGCTGCACTTCCCGCTGATGCGGACGCCGATGATCGCGCCGACCAAGGGGTACGACGGCCGGGCGGCGCTGGAGCCGGACGACGCGGCCCGGTGGGTGGTGCACGCCGTACGCCACCGGCCGGTCGAGATGACCCCGGCGTACGCCTCGCTGTTGGACGTCGTCGGGCTGGTCTCGCCGCGGCTGGCCGAGCGACTCGTGACCGCGGCCCGGCCGTAG
- a CDS encoding SigE family RNA polymerase sigma factor: protein MRRQEFEEFVDGELPRLLGYARALTGSEHDAWDLTQDALIRTSRRWRRIRRDGNPGAYVRVTIARLNIDRYRRTRREVLVSEVPDSTNRAAPYDGLDAWLRDGLLSLTPRQRTAVVLRYVDDLDLAGIAEVMQCSTGTVKSHLSRGLDRLREHIPEEDRHG, encoded by the coding sequence ATGCGGCGGCAGGAGTTCGAGGAGTTCGTCGACGGCGAGCTGCCGCGACTGCTCGGCTACGCACGCGCCCTCACCGGCTCGGAGCACGACGCCTGGGACCTCACCCAGGACGCGCTGATCCGCACGTCCCGGCGCTGGCGCCGGATCCGGCGGGACGGCAACCCTGGCGCCTACGTCCGCGTCACGATCGCGCGGCTCAACATCGACCGGTACCGACGGACCCGGCGCGAGGTGCTGGTCTCCGAGGTGCCCGACTCGACGAACCGAGCGGCGCCGTACGACGGGCTCGACGCCTGGCTGCGCGACGGGCTGCTGTCGCTGACGCCGCGGCAGCGCACCGCCGTCGTGCTGAGGTACGTCGACGACCTCGACCTCGCGGGCATCGCCGAGGTCATGCAGTGCTCGACCGGCACCGTGAAGAGTCACCTGTCGCGCGGCCTCGACCGGCTGCGCGAGCACATCCCCGAGGAGGACCGCCATGGCTAG
- a CDS encoding Kelch repeat-containing protein: MASELREALTRAAAPVEIGPDDRHRVSDAIAADRRRRITMAAVGGTIAAVVAIGVGVAVVDGGRADDRPGVTDRGKATSGWERVAASPLAPRDQAVAVWTGSEVIVVGGTTGRPCSPDADCAPPPKSAERADGAAYDPATETWREIAPAPAAVAGGHALWWDDRMIVVSDRLTLAYDPAADQWQRLDLHPSGLYEGGLVGTDEGPVAFSYDQRPRADDVSDWRLDLATGEWSALPHDPFAESYDRSMAWHEDRLWLLSMDVEHHFGAHEGSPSRIAVLDGDTWTVVDEETPDLTYGQRLVQHQGSFVIAPGSYRSDFASHAFDPETGEWRTLPGSGGAERGCPLGDAIVGPAWVASGNGLYSASPADALAAPPCPGMPAPAVTVWAGDRLFIWGGPNPDYDGNLDDGWVWTPPPPE; this comes from the coding sequence ATGGCTAGCGAGCTCCGCGAGGCGCTGACCCGCGCGGCCGCGCCGGTCGAGATCGGCCCCGACGATCGGCACCGGGTCAGCGACGCGATCGCCGCTGACCGGCGGAGACGAATTACGATGGCCGCCGTCGGGGGCACCATCGCGGCCGTGGTGGCGATCGGCGTGGGCGTCGCCGTCGTCGACGGTGGCCGCGCGGACGATCGCCCCGGCGTCACCGATCGCGGGAAGGCAACGAGCGGTTGGGAACGGGTCGCCGCCTCCCCCCTCGCGCCGAGGGACCAGGCGGTGGCCGTCTGGACCGGGAGCGAGGTGATCGTCGTCGGCGGCACCACCGGTCGGCCGTGCTCGCCCGATGCCGACTGCGCGCCGCCGCCGAAGAGCGCCGAGCGCGCCGACGGCGCGGCGTACGACCCGGCCACCGAGACGTGGCGGGAGATCGCGCCCGCCCCCGCGGCCGTTGCCGGCGGTCACGCGCTCTGGTGGGACGACCGGATGATCGTGGTCAGTGATCGGCTGACGCTGGCCTACGACCCGGCGGCCGACCAGTGGCAGCGGCTCGACCTTCATCCGAGCGGGCTCTACGAAGGCGGCCTGGTCGGCACCGACGAGGGGCCGGTCGCGTTCTCCTACGACCAGCGGCCGAGGGCCGACGACGTCAGTGACTGGCGGCTCGACCTCGCGACGGGTGAATGGTCGGCGCTCCCCCACGACCCGTTCGCGGAGTCCTACGACCGCAGCATGGCCTGGCACGAGGACAGGCTGTGGTTGCTGTCGATGGACGTCGAGCACCACTTCGGCGCGCACGAGGGGTCACCGTCCCGGATCGCCGTGCTCGACGGCGACACATGGACCGTGGTCGACGAGGAGACTCCTGACCTCACCTACGGACAGCGACTGGTCCAGCACCAGGGGTCGTTCGTCATTGCCCCTGGCTCCTACCGCAGCGACTTCGCGAGCCACGCCTTCGACCCGGAGACCGGAGAGTGGAGAACCCTCCCTGGGTCCGGTGGAGCGGAGCGAGGCTGTCCGCTCGGCGACGCGATCGTCGGACCGGCCTGGGTCGCGTCGGGCAACGGCCTCTACTCGGCGTCGCCGGCCGACGCGCTCGCCGCACCTCCGTGCCCGGGCATGCCTGCGCCTGCCGTCACGGTCTGGGCGGGCGACCGGCTCTTCATCTGGGGCGGGCCCAACCCCGACTACGACGGCAATTTGGACGATGGCTGGGTCTGGACCCCACCGCCGCCTGAGTGA
- a CDS encoding acyl-CoA dehydrogenase family protein, producing MSNDPGQNSAFPYYGLSAEHQAIREAVRAICDAKVAPYAADVDENARYPVEAAAALLAADFHAPHVPEEYGGAGADALATVIVIEEVARACVSSSLIPAVNKLGSLPVMIGGSEDLKAKYLGALARGDGGFSYALSEPDAGSDAAAQKTRAVRDGDDWVLNGVKRWISNAGVSEYYTVLAQTDPELRSKGITAFVVEKSDEGVSFGAPEKKLGIKGSPTLEVYLDNVRIPGDRIIGEVGSGFELAMKTLDHTRVTIAAQAVGVAQGALDYALGYAKEREQFGRPIAENQGLQFLLADMGMKVEAARQLTYAAAGRSERGDADLTFFGASAKCFASDVAMEVTTDAVQVLGGYGYTRDYPVERMMRDAKITQIYEGTNQVQRIVMARQLLAGIQSEI from the coding sequence GTGAGCAACGACCCTGGCCAGAATTCAGCCTTCCCGTACTACGGCCTCTCCGCGGAGCACCAGGCGATCCGCGAGGCTGTGCGCGCGATCTGCGACGCCAAGGTGGCGCCGTACGCCGCGGACGTCGACGAGAACGCCCGCTACCCGGTGGAGGCGGCCGCGGCCCTGCTCGCTGCTGACTTCCATGCGCCCCACGTCCCGGAGGAGTACGGCGGCGCCGGGGCCGACGCGCTCGCGACGGTGATCGTGATCGAGGAGGTCGCGCGGGCCTGCGTGTCGTCCTCACTGATCCCGGCTGTGAACAAGCTGGGGTCGCTGCCGGTGATGATCGGCGGGTCGGAGGACCTCAAGGCGAAGTACCTCGGAGCGCTCGCGCGCGGCGACGGCGGATTCTCCTACGCGCTGTCCGAGCCGGACGCCGGCTCGGACGCCGCCGCCCAGAAGACGCGGGCGGTGCGCGACGGCGACGACTGGGTCCTCAACGGCGTCAAGCGCTGGATCTCCAACGCCGGCGTCTCGGAGTACTACACGGTCCTCGCCCAGACCGATCCCGAGCTGCGCTCGAAGGGCATCACCGCGTTCGTGGTGGAGAAGTCCGACGAGGGCGTCTCCTTCGGTGCGCCGGAGAAGAAGCTCGGCATCAAGGGCTCGCCGACCCTGGAGGTCTACCTCGACAACGTGCGGATCCCGGGCGACCGGATCATCGGCGAGGTGGGGTCGGGCTTCGAGCTCGCGATGAAGACCCTCGACCACACCCGGGTCACGATCGCCGCCCAGGCGGTCGGCGTCGCCCAGGGGGCCCTGGACTACGCGCTCGGCTACGCCAAGGAGCGCGAGCAGTTCGGCCGCCCGATCGCCGAAAACCAGGGACTGCAGTTCCTGCTGGCCGACATGGGCATGAAGGTCGAGGCCGCCCGCCAGCTGACCTACGCCGCCGCCGGCCGCTCGGAGCGCGGCGACGCCGACCTGACGTTCTTCGGCGCGTCCGCGAAGTGCTTCGCGTCCGACGTCGCGATGGAGGTCACCACCGACGCGGTGCAGGTGCTCGGCGGCTACGGCTACACGCGCGACTACCCGGTCGAGCGGATGATGCGCGACGCCAAGATCACGCAGATCTACGAGGGCACCAACCAGGTACAGCGGATCGTCATGGCCCGGCAGCTGCTGGCCGGGATCCAGTCCGAGATCTGA
- a CDS encoding CoA-binding protein, whose translation MDRAVIDRMLDESETWAVVGLGNNPWRTAYSIAQELQERGKRIVPIHPSADGELTVLGELVYPTLADVPFPIDVVDVFRRSEAAGEFADQAVAVGAKGVWFQMGVVDEDAFRRTTEAGVPMVMDVCPSQQWFYRERRRA comes from the coding sequence ATGGACCGAGCCGTCATCGACCGGATGCTCGACGAGTCCGAGACCTGGGCGGTCGTCGGGCTCGGCAACAACCCGTGGCGGACGGCGTACTCGATCGCGCAGGAGCTCCAGGAGCGCGGGAAGCGGATCGTGCCGATCCACCCGAGCGCCGACGGTGAGCTGACGGTGCTCGGCGAGCTGGTCTACCCGACGCTGGCCGACGTGCCGTTCCCGATCGACGTGGTCGACGTGTTCCGCCGCTCCGAGGCGGCCGGTGAGTTCGCCGACCAGGCGGTGGCGGTCGGCGCCAAGGGCGTCTGGTTCCAGATGGGCGTCGTCGACGAGGACGCGTTCCGTCGTACGACGGAAGCCGGCGTGCCGATGGTGATGGACGTCTGCCCGTCGCAGCAGTGGTTCTACCGCGAACGTCGCCGTGCGTGA
- the purE gene encoding 5-(carboxyamino)imidazole ribonucleotide mutase: protein MSARVGIVMGSDSDWPVMQAAADALSEFDIAYEADVVSAHRMPEEMLDYGKTAAARGLSVIIAGAGGAAHLPGMLASVTPLPVIGVPVPLKYLDGMDSLLSIVQMPAGVPVAAVAVGGARNAGLLAVRILAAGDTALQERMSAFQADLKAAAQAKGAVVRGTGLPPVIE from the coding sequence GTGAGCGCACGTGTGGGCATCGTGATGGGGTCCGACTCGGACTGGCCGGTGATGCAGGCCGCCGCGGATGCGCTGTCGGAGTTCGACATCGCCTACGAGGCCGACGTGGTGTCCGCACACCGGATGCCCGAGGAGATGCTCGACTACGGCAAGACCGCCGCCGCGCGCGGGCTGTCGGTCATCATCGCCGGCGCCGGGGGAGCGGCCCACCTGCCCGGCATGCTGGCGTCCGTGACGCCGCTGCCGGTGATCGGCGTGCCGGTGCCGCTCAAGTACCTCGACGGCATGGACTCCCTCCTTTCGATCGTGCAGATGCCGGCCGGCGTGCCCGTCGCCGCCGTGGCGGTCGGCGGAGCGCGTAACGCCGGCCTGCTCGCCGTCCGCATCCTCGCCGCCGGCGACACCGCCCTGCAGGAGCGGATGAGCGCGTTCCAGGCCGACCTCAAGGCTGCCGCCCAGGCCAAGGGAGCCGTGGTCCGCGGTACCGGGCTGCCGCCCGTCATCGAGTAG
- a CDS encoding 5-(carboxyamino)imidazole ribonucleotide synthase encodes MPDSAPRVAVIGGGQLARMMAQPAIALGVPLRLLAEADGVSAAQVIPDQVVGDYRDLATLEEVTAGCAVVTFDHEHVPTEHLHALEDAGVACRPGPEALVHAQDKIVMRQAMGRLGAPQPRWGEVGSAADVEAFGLPCVLKVSRGGYDGRGVWVVRTPDDIAEPLAVAERTGVRLLAEELVEFRRELAALVARAPSGQAAAYPVVASTQLDGICHEVIAPAPDLDPALAGEAQQLALRVAGELGVTGILAVELFEAVDQDGRPVILVNELAMRPHNTGHWSQDGAVTSQFENHLRAVLDLPLGSPAPRARWTVMVNILGSPSPDVGHLYDGYPHALARDPRLRVHLYGKELRPGRKVGHVNAYGDDLDDVLERARHAAAWFRGDLGNDSD; translated from the coding sequence GTGCCCGACTCCGCTCCTCGCGTCGCCGTCATCGGTGGCGGTCAGCTGGCCCGGATGATGGCGCAACCCGCCATCGCGCTCGGGGTACCCCTCCGGCTGCTCGCCGAGGCCGACGGCGTGTCCGCAGCCCAGGTGATCCCCGACCAGGTCGTCGGCGACTACCGCGACCTCGCCACCCTGGAGGAGGTCACCGCGGGCTGTGCTGTGGTCACCTTCGACCACGAGCACGTGCCGACCGAGCACCTGCACGCCCTCGAGGACGCCGGCGTCGCCTGCCGGCCCGGCCCCGAGGCGCTGGTGCACGCGCAGGACAAGATCGTCATGCGCCAGGCGATGGGCCGGCTCGGCGCCCCCCAGCCGCGCTGGGGAGAGGTGGGATCGGCCGCGGACGTCGAGGCGTTCGGCCTGCCGTGCGTGCTCAAGGTCAGCCGCGGCGGCTACGACGGGAGAGGCGTCTGGGTCGTCCGCACCCCCGACGACATTGCCGAGCCGCTCGCCGTCGCGGAGCGCACCGGGGTCCGGCTGCTGGCCGAGGAGCTCGTGGAGTTCCGGCGCGAGCTCGCCGCGCTGGTGGCGCGGGCGCCGAGCGGGCAGGCGGCGGCGTACCCCGTCGTCGCCAGCACCCAGCTCGACGGCATCTGTCACGAGGTGATCGCGCCCGCGCCCGACCTGGACCCGGCCCTGGCCGGTGAGGCACAGCAGCTCGCATTACGGGTCGCCGGTGAGCTCGGCGTGACCGGCATCCTCGCCGTCGAGCTGTTCGAGGCCGTCGACCAGGACGGCCGGCCGGTGATCCTGGTCAACGAGCTCGCCATGCGGCCGCACAACACCGGACACTGGTCGCAGGACGGGGCCGTCACCTCGCAGTTCGAGAACCACCTGCGCGCCGTGCTCGACCTGCCACTCGGCTCCCCGGCACCCCGCGCCCGGTGGACGGTGATGGTCAACATCCTCGGCTCGCCCAGCCCCGACGTCGGCCACCTCTACGACGGCTACCCCCATGCTCTTGCCCGCGACCCCCGGCTCCGGGTCCACCTCTACGGCAAGGAGCTGCGTCCCGGCCGCAAGGTCGGCCACGTCAACGCCTACGGCGACGACCTCGACGACGTGCTGGAGCGGGCCCGTCACGCAGCCGCCTGGTTCCGCGGGGACCTGGGCAACGACAGCGACTGA
- a CDS encoding winged helix-turn-helix domain-containing protein, translated as MIEVQDVRLDPASRRAWRGDREVRLSRKEFDLVHALIVRAGSVVTRDELMRDVWNATFWTSSKTIDVHLGWVRRKLGDDTRHPTLITTVRGQGLRFETEEAVSA; from the coding sequence GTGATCGAGGTGCAGGACGTGCGGCTCGACCCGGCTAGCCGTCGTGCATGGCGGGGGGACCGGGAGGTCCGGTTGTCCCGCAAGGAGTTCGACCTCGTCCACGCGCTGATCGTCCGGGCCGGCTCCGTGGTCACCCGGGACGAGCTGATGCGCGACGTCTGGAACGCGACCTTCTGGACCTCGTCGAAGACCATCGACGTCCACCTCGGCTGGGTACGCCGCAAGCTCGGCGACGACACCCGGCACCCCACCCTGATCACCACCGTCCGCGGCCAGGGCCTGCGGTTCGAGACCGAGGAAGCCGTCAGCGCCTGA
- a CDS encoding adenylate/guanylate cyclase domain-containing protein, which yields MSDETLPEGGDVARALLGQEPTLTAAEAAAKAGLPLREARRLWRTLGFPERGDERAYNEDDVAAIAAVSQVVTEGLIDFDLALNVVRGVGLSMARLADWEVGALIQRVEDAFVEDGGRGAAPTAAADWALERYGDRFEVILLYAWRRHLAAAVARIESTRAIDADPHTTDLTVGFADIVSFTALSNELSREKIGDVVEVFEARCGDVIAANGGRLIKSMGDAVLFVNADALGGFETAEGIIKVVGRDKRMPDVRIGLATGSVVMRLGDVFGPPVNLAARLTAVARRNRIIVDRETADLLPKDQIETRPLPARPMRGFGVMEPLTARRV from the coding sequence GTGTCTGACGAGACGCTCCCCGAAGGCGGCGACGTCGCACGCGCCCTTCTCGGACAGGAGCCGACGCTCACGGCGGCGGAGGCGGCGGCGAAGGCCGGCCTCCCCCTGCGGGAGGCGCGCCGACTGTGGCGCACGCTCGGCTTCCCCGAGCGCGGTGACGAGCGGGCCTACAACGAGGACGACGTCGCGGCGATCGCGGCGGTCTCCCAAGTGGTCACCGAGGGACTGATCGACTTCGACCTCGCGCTCAACGTCGTGCGTGGCGTCGGCCTCAGCATGGCCCGGCTGGCCGACTGGGAGGTCGGCGCGCTGATCCAGCGGGTCGAGGACGCGTTCGTCGAGGACGGCGGTCGGGGCGCCGCCCCGACCGCGGCGGCCGACTGGGCCCTCGAGAGGTACGGCGACCGGTTCGAGGTGATCCTGCTCTACGCCTGGCGCCGCCACCTGGCCGCCGCCGTGGCCAGGATCGAGTCGACGCGCGCCATCGACGCGGACCCCCACACCACCGACCTGACCGTGGGATTCGCCGACATCGTGAGCTTCACCGCGCTCTCCAACGAGCTCAGCCGCGAGAAGATCGGCGACGTCGTCGAGGTGTTCGAGGCGCGGTGCGGTGACGTGATCGCGGCGAACGGCGGCCGGCTGATCAAGAGCATGGGCGACGCCGTGCTGTTCGTGAACGCGGACGCGCTCGGCGGGTTCGAGACCGCCGAGGGGATCATCAAGGTGGTCGGGCGCGACAAGCGGATGCCCGACGTACGCATCGGCCTGGCCACCGGGTCGGTCGTGATGCGGCTCGGTGACGTCTTCGGGCCGCCGGTCAATCTCGCCGCCCGCCTGACCGCGGTGGCCCGCCGCAACCGCATCATCGTCGACCGCGAGACCGCCGACCTGCTCCCGAAGGACCAGATCGAGACCCGGCCGTTGCCGGCCCGGCCGATGCGCGGGTTCGGGGTCATGGAGCCGCTGACCGCCCGCCGCGTGTGA
- a CDS encoding PH domain-containing protein, with protein sequence MAISEKLLNPGEKLIISCRQHPKALFGPILWLVVFLAIGVAGQVILGDGDTARWTSRGVWVVCVLGILWFTVRPFFDWLTTVHGVTDRRLITRRGIITRRGHDVPLARISDIQMEVHLLDRPFGCGSLVVTDASTFGNVRLNDIPHVEATQRQINELLHSLHGGGGAARPADEGV encoded by the coding sequence GTGGCCATCTCAGAGAAGCTGCTCAACCCCGGCGAGAAGCTGATCATCTCCTGCCGTCAGCACCCCAAGGCGCTGTTCGGGCCGATCCTGTGGCTCGTCGTCTTCCTCGCGATCGGAGTGGCCGGCCAGGTGATCCTGGGCGATGGCGACACCGCGAGATGGACGTCCCGCGGCGTGTGGGTGGTGTGCGTGCTCGGCATCCTCTGGTTCACCGTCCGTCCCTTCTTCGACTGGCTCACCACCGTCCACGGAGTGACCGACCGGCGGCTGATCACGCGTCGCGGCATCATCACCCGCCGTGGCCACGACGTCCCGCTGGCCCGGATCAGCGACATCCAGATGGAGGTCCACCTGCTCGACCGGCCGTTCGGCTGCGGCAGCCTGGTGGTGACGGACGCGTCGACCTTCGGCAACGTGCGGCTCAACGACATCCCGCACGTCGAGGCGACGCAGCGCCAGATCAACGAGCTCCTGCACTCGCTCCACGGCGGCGGTGGCGCAGCACGCCCCGCCGACGAAGGTGTCTGA
- a CDS encoding biotin--[acetyl-CoA-carboxylase] ligase, whose amino-acid sequence MIGDSDQRPPLDEHVLAVELALTPDLNLELLPEAPSTNEVAAERARAGAPDGLLVVADHQTAGRGRLDRTWETPAGAAITFSLVLRPTVPASSWPWLPLLTGHTVSKALASFGYETQVKWPNDVLIEGRKVAGILVERIETDSGPAAVVGVGINVSTPADELPVPTATSLAVAHPDLTPTREGVLLGVVAAVREGYDAWQAGGSEAASRLASSYVAHCATVGQDVRVDLPGGTAIAGRAVDVDLDGRLVVETGDGVEKVGAGDVVHVVPE is encoded by the coding sequence GTGATTGGAGACTCGGACCAGCGCCCACCCCTCGACGAGCACGTGCTGGCGGTCGAGCTCGCGCTGACACCAGATCTGAACCTGGAGCTGCTCCCCGAGGCACCGTCCACCAACGAGGTCGCGGCCGAGCGCGCCCGCGCCGGGGCTCCCGACGGCCTGCTCGTGGTGGCGGACCACCAGACCGCCGGGCGCGGCCGCCTCGACCGCACGTGGGAGACCCCGGCCGGCGCGGCCATCACGTTCTCTCTCGTGCTGCGGCCCACGGTGCCGGCGTCGTCCTGGCCCTGGTTGCCGCTCCTCACCGGGCACACCGTGTCGAAGGCGCTCGCCTCCTTCGGCTACGAGACCCAGGTCAAGTGGCCCAACGACGTGCTCATCGAAGGCCGCAAGGTCGCCGGCATCCTCGTCGAGCGGATCGAGACCGACAGCGGTCCGGCCGCGGTCGTCGGGGTCGGCATCAACGTGTCGACGCCGGCCGACGAGCTGCCGGTCCCGACCGCGACCTCGCTCGCCGTCGCCCACCCCGACCTCACCCCGACCCGCGAGGGCGTGCTGCTCGGAGTGGTGGCCGCGGTCCGCGAGGGGTACGACGCTTGGCAGGCGGGCGGGTCCGAGGCGGCCTCCAGGCTCGCGTCGTCGTACGTGGCCCACTGCGCGACGGTCGGACAGGACGTCCGCGTCGACCTCCCCGGCGGTACGGCGATCGCCGGGCGCGCCGTCGACGTCGACCTCGACGGCCGGCTGGTCGTCGAGACGGGCGACGGTGTCGAGAAGGTCGGCGCCGGCGACGTCGTGCACGTCGTTCCTGAGTGA